From Sulfoacidibacillus ferrooxidans:
ACCCATGGTTGTTCGTTCATGGGTGGGCTATGTGTACTAGTTTGATGGAGCAGCGAGACCGCTTGGAATAATGGTTGTCCACTCAGAGGCCGTTTCATCACCTAGTTGCCAGTAACCAATCCCCGCTAACTGATCTTGAACAGCAAGAGATCCAATGGTATTCAGCGTATTCGGGCCATCTTGCCAAAACTCCCACTGTATTCCTGAACTATCCGTGTACACATCGACGGATTGACCCGAGGTAGCATCCATGGTACTTTGTACCGCTTGTCCACTAGCGATCATGGATTCCATCGTGGACAAAGGGATACTTTGTGACTGTGACGTGTTATTGGTCTGCCATGCCCGTGTATATAATGGCATGCCAAGAACTAAGCGATTGGCAGGAACCCCGTCTTGCAAAAGGGTGTTTACGTTACCTTGTACCCATGACAGAGATGTGACAGGGCCTGGTGTCGTATCCCCACTCCACGATTCATCATAGGTCATTAAAAACACATCATTTACAGTTTGTCCTAGAGCCCCGTAATTATATGCTGCAGAATATGATCCTGCAGAAGGTACCGTCACATCGATCGAAGACTGCATGCCTTTGGCATGAAGAGCCGTCGTGAGTTCCTGCATAAACATCGTCAGATCCGATTCTAAATTGGCAGGAACGTCTTCGAAGTCAATATTGGCACCATCCACTTGAGATGCGCTACTCATTTGTACAATCTGGGTCACCAACGCAGCTCGATTGGTTGCACTCGTTAGTGCTTGGGTAAGAAGGGTGGGTTGATCGGCTCCAAATAACGCCCACACCTGCTTTCCTGCTGCATGTAACGAATCTGCAAATGATGCTGGCAATGATCCTTGAAATTGCATCGATGAATCGAGAT
This genomic window contains:
- a CDS encoding glycosyl hydrolase family 18 protein, producing the protein MGTKSWLSLLAVTSLTYSLSTAAFANTLPYTDIGNSFAQAAIVNLTAAGDIHGYANGTFEPNQMITRGQFLAYMMNTLQPYTGVKPAATGTTFSDVLPGNWDYSVVSSAQSAGWINPYWIDVSKGFDENNQASRGDVASFFVAALEHSSFHLQLPEGTTPLTFATDSGLFYGLPASANPIYLNRADAAVVLQNMQTLCQQATLHETMHIGPGATGATGATGTPIVMGFNYGGTIASDLTEDEQDTAINTVVYDGFHLDSSMQFQGSLPASFADSLHAAGKQVWALFGADQPTLLTQALTSATNRAALVTQIVQMSSASQVDGANIDFEDVPANLESDLTMFMQELTTALHAKGMQSSIDVTVPSAGSYSAAYNYGALGQTVNDVFLMTYDESWSGDTTPGPVTSLSWVQGNVNTLLQDGVPANRLVLGMPLYTRAWQTNNTSQSQSIPLSTMESMIASGQAVQSTMDATSGQSVDVYTDSSGIQWEFWQDGPNTLNTIGSLAVQDQLAGIGYWQLGDETASEWTTIIPSGLAAPSN